One genomic window of Staphylococcus hsinchuensis includes the following:
- a CDS encoding helix-turn-helix domain-containing protein, whose product MKFHSKLKEERKKLNLSQDDLAQKLNISRQSISKWEREKGYPNIETLIELSEIFNITIDELLKGDDFLKDKLIEDSKKLKHPILFNIGELIGLMGLILLITTFVLKAISLMTIHEVLPYLQGSLPVTIAIILMLISWGTYELFGKTYK is encoded by the coding sequence ATGAAATTTCATAGTAAATTAAAAGAAGAAAGAAAAAAACTCAATTTATCTCAAGATGATTTAGCTCAAAAATTAAACATAAGCAGACAATCTATTTCAAAATGGGAACGCGAAAAAGGATACCCCAATATCGAAACACTTATAGAATTAAGCGAAATATTTAATATTACAATTGATGAATTACTGAAAGGAGATGATTTTTTGAAAGATAAATTAATTGAAGACAGTAAAAAACTTAAACATCCAATATTATTTAATATTGGTGAACTTATTGGTTTGATGGGGTTAATTTTATTAATAACAACCTTCGTCCTTAAAGCTATTTCACTTATGACCATACATGAAGTCCTCCCTTACCTTCAAGGATCGCTACCAGTTACAATTGCTATTATTTTAATGTTAATCAGTTGGGGCACGTATGAACTATTTGGTAAAACTTATAAATAA
- the fosB gene encoding FosB/FosD family fosfomycin resistance bacillithiol transferase: MIQSINHITYSVSDLSHSIQFYKKVLQGDLLVSGGKTAYFILGGVWLALNEEKDIPRNEIQFSYTHLAFTIEEDEFEEWYEWLKQNHVNILDGRDRNIKDKKSVYFTDPDGHKLELHTGSLKDRLKYYKEEKPHMEFTDKGLRALK; encoded by the coding sequence TTGATTCAATCAATTAATCATATAACTTACTCGGTTTCTGATTTGTCTCATTCTATACAATTTTACAAAAAAGTGTTGCAAGGTGATTTATTAGTTTCTGGTGGTAAAACAGCATACTTTATCCTTGGGGGAGTATGGTTAGCTTTAAATGAAGAGAAAGATATTCCTAGAAATGAAATACAATTTTCTTATACGCATCTTGCATTTACTATAGAAGAAGATGAATTTGAAGAGTGGTATGAGTGGTTAAAACAAAATCACGTTAATATTTTAGATGGCAGAGATAGAAATATTAAGGATAAAAAATCGGTTTATTTTACTGATCCAGATGGTCATAAACTTGAATTACATACAGGATCATTAAAAGATAGGTTGAAATATTATAAAGAAGAGAAGCCACACATGGAATTTACAGATAAAGGATTGCGAGCATTAAAGTAA
- a CDS encoding YjdF family protein: MELNVFHDGQFFVGIVEYQSRSKSKFVKYTFGQEPNDEQILQFIDNQLLILLDKTSTLVPTKIKKQKVNPKRLQRQVAKEQQTPKNMTKAQQALKQEQELNKKESRKKRKARQEAYKTCKRQIKRHKAKQKHKGR, from the coding sequence ATGGAACTTAATGTATTTCATGATGGTCAGTTTTTTGTAGGTATTGTTGAGTATCAAAGTCGAAGCAAATCTAAATTTGTGAAATATACTTTTGGACAAGAACCTAATGATGAACAAATACTGCAGTTTATTGATAATCAACTGCTTATTTTATTAGATAAAACGAGTACGCTAGTACCTACAAAAATAAAAAAGCAAAAAGTAAACCCTAAACGATTACAAAGACAGGTAGCTAAAGAACAACAAACACCAAAAAACATGACGAAAGCGCAACAAGCTTTGAAACAAGAACAAGAGTTAAATAAAAAAGAAAGTCGTAAAAAGCGTAAAGCGAGGCAAGAAGCTTATAAAACGTGTAAGAGACAAATAAAAAGACATAAAGCAAAACAAAAACATAAAGGTCGTTAA
- a CDS encoding DUF1093 domain-containing protein, which translates to MNKNKKVTIITISSIVVALALIVGGLFGWKAYAESHTDNERIVTYGNLNPLVPTKEYYVKTKKPGKPQKDKNTHVKAIYNQYGADKNGDRKFIHYNPYGKKRLKTGHYLKIKVKLDRTKTYEEVPKDKVPKKALEKID; encoded by the coding sequence ATGAATAAAAACAAAAAGGTTACAATAATTACAATAAGTTCTATCGTCGTAGCACTTGCATTAATTGTTGGCGGATTATTTGGTTGGAAAGCATATGCAGAAAGTCATACAGATAACGAGAGAATAGTTACTTACGGAAATTTAAATCCATTAGTACCAACCAAAGAATATTATGTAAAGACTAAAAAACCAGGCAAACCTCAAAAAGATAAGAACACACATGTAAAAGCTATTTACAATCAATATGGCGCAGATAAAAATGGTGACCGGAAATTTATTCACTATAACCCTTATGGTAAAAAACGATTAAAAACAGGACATTATTTAAAAATCAAAGTAAAACTAGATCGAACAAAAACGTACGAAGAAGTCCCAAAAGATAAAGTTCCGAAAAAAGCATTAGAAAAAATTGATTAA
- a CDS encoding YxeA family protein has product MNKNIIITISSIVVVLALIVGGLFGWKAYAESHTDNRTAVDYGTLNPLVQSKDYYVKTQKPTKKETTDTKHSDDKFTTYTYKQKSANKDGKVKKIKFTVTNKKLKTNHYLKVTQKLGQTQTYKEVPKDKVPKKALEKIDK; this is encoded by the coding sequence ATGAATAAAAACATAATTATTACAATAAGTTCTATCGTCGTGGTACTCGCATTAATTGTTGGCGGATTATTTGGTTGGAAAGCATATGCAGAAAGTCATACAGATAACCGAACTGCAGTTGATTATGGAACATTAAACCCTTTAGTACAAAGTAAAGACTACTACGTAAAAACACAAAAGCCTACAAAAAAGGAAACAACAGACACTAAGCATTCAGATGACAAATTTACAACCTATACTTATAAACAAAAAAGTGCGAATAAAGATGGGAAAGTCAAAAAAATAAAATTTACAGTTACCAATAAAAAATTAAAAACAAATCACTACCTAAAAGTCACTCAAAAATTAGGCCAAACTCAAACATATAAAGAAGTCCCAAAAGATAAAGTTCCGAAAAAAGCATTAGAAAAAATTGATAAGTAA
- the cspD gene encoding cold-shock protein CspD, whose amino-acid sequence MNNGTVKWFNAEKGFGFIEVDGGNDVFVHFSAIAQEGYKSLEEGQEVEFEVVEGDRGPQAANVVKK is encoded by the coding sequence ATGAATAACGGTACAGTTAAATGGTTTAATGCAGAAAAAGGTTTTGGTTTTATTGAAGTTGACGGTGGAAATGACGTATTCGTACATTTTTCAGCTATCGCTCAAGAAGGCTACAAATCATTAGAAGAAGGCCAAGAAGTTGAATTTGAAGTTGTTGAAGGCGACCGCGGTCCTCAAGCAGCTAACGTTGTTAAAAAATAA
- a CDS encoding MFS transporter, with protein MKNSKVIILILTIGVFGILNTEMGFIGLIPEIAKHFNVSTSTAGWLVSAFAIGIAISGPILPLLMSKFERKKVMVLVLTIFVISNIISVFTTSFAVLLIARIIPAIFHPVYTALAFSVAANTVEEKEAPKAVSRVFIGVSAGMVVGVPIVNFLASHFNLQIALAFFAVINVIVLVLTILFVPTMQPNETQSYSTQLSVLKRPLTWISIIAALVFNGAVFGVYSYLTDYLNTVTNMSGNLVAITLFLYGISNIGGNILAGKLLTIIPKKTMLCLPFGLIIVYVLMFSFGSFLVPMLIITVLWGLLAGLNTNITQFMVTDAAPDAPDLSNGIFLSSVNVGTTLGTFIGGLFITTLGSNFVVCVGIIASVLNILLIIIRHKHSQTPIISN; from the coding sequence ATGAAAAATAGTAAGGTGATTATCCTTATTTTAACAATTGGTGTTTTTGGAATATTGAATACTGAAATGGGATTTATTGGGCTAATACCTGAAATTGCAAAACACTTTAATGTTAGTACTTCAACTGCAGGGTGGCTCGTTTCTGCATTCGCTATTGGCATTGCAATTTCTGGACCAATTTTACCCTTGCTAATGTCAAAGTTTGAAAGAAAGAAAGTGATGGTGCTCGTACTTACAATCTTCGTAATAAGTAATATAATTTCCGTGTTTACGACAAGCTTTGCGGTGCTCTTAATAGCACGCATCATTCCTGCTATATTCCATCCGGTTTATACTGCATTAGCGTTTTCAGTAGCAGCAAATACTGTAGAGGAAAAAGAGGCACCTAAAGCTGTATCGCGTGTCTTTATTGGAGTCTCAGCTGGAATGGTCGTAGGTGTGCCTATCGTTAACTTTTTAGCCAGCCATTTCAATTTACAAATCGCGCTCGCTTTCTTTGCGGTAATTAATGTGATTGTGTTAGTTTTAACGATTCTGTTTGTTCCTACTATGCAACCAAATGAAACTCAAAGTTATAGCACTCAACTAAGTGTATTAAAGCGACCTTTAACTTGGATTTCTATTATAGCCGCATTAGTATTTAATGGCGCCGTATTTGGTGTTTACAGTTATTTAACTGATTATTTAAATACAGTGACAAATATGAGCGGTAACCTTGTTGCGATTACTTTATTTTTATATGGAATTTCAAATATCGGTGGAAATATTTTAGCTGGAAAATTATTAACGATAATACCGAAGAAAACAATGTTGTGTCTTCCATTTGGCTTAATTATAGTTTATGTTTTGATGTTTAGTTTCGGTTCATTCCTCGTACCGATGCTAATTATTACAGTCTTATGGGGATTATTAGCAGGACTCAATACTAACATTACTCAATTTATGGTTACAGATGCTGCGCCTGATGCTCCTGACCTATCCAACGGTATTTTCTTATCATCTGTAAATGTTGGTACAACTTTAGGCACATTTATTGGTGGTTTGTTTATCACAACACTCGGTTCAAACTTCGTCGTATGTGTGGGGATTATCGCAAGCGTATTAAATATCTTATTAATTATTATACGACATAAACATTCACAAACACCTATCATATCGAATTAA
- a CDS encoding CynX/NimT family MFS transporter, with protein sequence MKEAETIIRNKRNWLLVLAIILFASTLRAPLTAVGPVIDEIKSSLHLNHKVAGMLTTIPLLMFAITSPLVSKLTARFTMSKTIFYAMITLMIGLCLRVVGGVELFLIGTLILGVAIAIGNVVLPSFVKWAFPLHIGIMTSLYSGTMNFTAGLGGGLSVPLASMSQLGYRLSLVFWVVFAVIAFVLWIFKLRENVNLEKLSSHEDKSQTNTATGSVKVVNSKVAWLLALMMGFQSMIFYSVVTWVPSILMSRGLSPSLSGYLLMMNQFAQVPMTIVFPIIASKIKDQRLMILIISALFIVGFSLFFTHSIVLLVLGMIISGLAMGAGFSLSMVFFSLRSRTHLGSIKLSGFGQSVGYLIAALGPFLIGYLYDVSGSWVTSICTLLLMAICFMIFGLGAAKDRVVEDE encoded by the coding sequence ATGAAAGAAGCTGAAACTATTATCAGAAATAAACGTAACTGGTTACTCGTCTTAGCAATTATACTTTTTGCTTCTACATTAAGAGCGCCTCTCACAGCAGTCGGGCCAGTAATAGATGAAATCAAGTCATCGTTACATCTGAATCATAAAGTAGCGGGCATGTTAACTACGATTCCGCTATTGATGTTTGCAATAACGTCGCCGTTAGTTTCGAAGTTAACCGCTCGATTTACAATGTCTAAAACGATATTTTATGCGATGATTACGTTAATGATTGGATTATGTTTGCGAGTAGTTGGTGGCGTTGAGCTCTTTTTAATAGGCACCTTGATTTTAGGAGTTGCGATAGCTATCGGTAACGTTGTCTTACCAAGCTTTGTGAAATGGGCTTTTCCTTTACATATTGGCATAATGACAAGCCTTTATAGTGGCACAATGAACTTTACTGCAGGATTAGGTGGAGGACTCAGCGTACCACTAGCTTCAATGTCGCAATTAGGTTATAGACTCTCATTGGTATTTTGGGTCGTCTTCGCAGTAATAGCATTTGTATTATGGATATTCAAATTACGTGAAAATGTAAACCTCGAGAAGCTTTCTTCACACGAAGATAAATCACAGACAAATACAGCTACTGGATCAGTAAAGGTTGTTAATTCTAAAGTTGCTTGGCTACTAGCTTTGATGATGGGATTTCAATCTATGATTTTCTATAGTGTTGTTACATGGGTACCTTCAATTCTAATGAGTCGAGGACTTTCTCCGTCACTATCGGGTTATTTGTTGATGATGAATCAATTTGCACAAGTTCCGATGACAATTGTTTTTCCAATTATTGCTTCTAAAATAAAAGACCAACGTCTCATGATATTAATCATTAGTGCTTTGTTTATCGTAGGGTTTAGCTTATTCTTCACTCATTCTATCGTCTTGCTTGTGTTAGGAATGATTATTTCAGGATTAGCGATGGGAGCAGGATTTAGTTTGAGTATGGTTTTCTTTTCATTAAGGTCACGTACACATCTAGGTAGTATTAAATTATCAGGATTTGGGCAATCAGTGGGATATTTGATTGCTGCATTAGGCCCATTTCTAATAGGTTATTTATATGATGTTTCAGGCTCTTGGGTAACTAGTATTTGTACGCTATTATTGATGGCAATATGTTTTATGATCTTCGGTTTAGGTGCAGCTAAAGACAGAGTAGTGGAAGATGAATAG
- a CDS encoding poly-gamma-glutamate hydrolase family protein translates to MTDLMEDTKEGEDWVIFKNVTGSDTLIAAIHGGNIEAGTTELAKLTANLGTYNYYTFKGIRRTNNDELHVTSTNYNEPTLEEMQEKVSNSVMIHGAHGNEPVVYLGGKDSDLREEIGDNLEDKGFNVEETPDYLEGRSDDNIANKNGKKAGVQLELTTALRQSFFKNDDLSAFNRENADNWTGEMHDFAEAIHEAVH, encoded by the coding sequence AAGATACTAAAGAAGGTGAAGATTGGGTTATTTTCAAAAATGTTACCGGTAGCGATACTCTCATTGCGGCAATTCATGGTGGGAATATAGAAGCCGGAACTACTGAATTAGCCAAATTGACTGCAAATTTAGGGACTTATAATTATTATACGTTTAAAGGTATAAGAAGAACGAACAATGATGAACTGCATGTAACTTCTACGAATTATAATGAACCTACTTTAGAAGAAATGCAGGAAAAAGTATCCAACTCCGTCATGATTCACGGGGCCCACGGTAATGAACCTGTAGTATATTTAGGCGGTAAGGATAGCGATTTAAGAGAAGAAATTGGCGATAATCTAGAAGACAAAGGCTTCAATGTAGAAGAAACTCCTGATTATTTAGAAGGCCGTTCCGATGACAATATTGCAAATAAAAATGGTAAAAAAGCCGGTGTTCAACTCGAACTAACGACCGCCTTACGTCAATCATTTTTCAAAAATGATGATCTCTCCGCATTCAATAGAGAAAACGCAGATAACTGGACTGGAGAGATGCATGACTTTGCTGAAGCAATTCATGAAGCCGTCCATTAA